The proteins below are encoded in one region of Puntigrus tetrazona isolate hp1 chromosome 5, ASM1883169v1, whole genome shotgun sequence:
- the areg gene encoding proheparin-binding EGF-like growth factor isoform X2, translating into MSSSGKGLQSAVGEDSESDDDQDPSGMFSESTSFKAPQVSKGDEQNHKRSGRKKNKGRKKNRNITPVQPNHTLSHRSHSTTADPCLTSHIDYCIHGHCTYLHGLREPVCVCKRGYDGERCGIQLLGTSRDESSTDRTHAALVIMAVVLSVISCLAILLMVCLHYRTHHRFQAAFLSSTNEREQLEKKNIMV; encoded by the exons ATGTCGTCATCGGGGAAGGGGCTTCAGAGCGCCGTGGGGGAAGATTCGGAATCTGACGACGATCAGGATCCGTCAGGAATGTTCAGCGAGTCCACTTCATTTAAAG CACCCCAAGTCAGTAAAGGAGACGAGCAGAATCACAAGCGGTCTGGACGCAAAAAGaacaaaggaagaaaaaagaatagaaaCATTACTCCCGTTCAGCCGAATCACACGCTCAGTCACAGGAGCCACAGCACCACGGCTGACCCCTGCCTGACCTCTCACATAGACTACTGCATCCACGGCCACTGCACGTACCTGCACGGCCTCAGGGAGCCCGTCTGCGT GTGTAAGAGAGGCTACGATGGGGAACGCTGTGGGATCCAGCTTCTCGGGACGTCTCGGGACGAGAGCAGCACCGACCGGACCCACGCGGCCCTCGTCATCATGGCCGTGGTCCTCTCAGTCATTAGCTGCCTAGCCATTCTGCTCATGGTCTGCCTGCA CTATAGAACACATCACCGCTTTCAGGCGGCGTTCTTGAGCTCCACTAATGAGAGAGAGCAACTAGAGAAGAAGAACATCATGGTGTGA
- the areg gene encoding proheparin-binding EGF-like growth factor isoform X1, translating into MNLQLLSSLLLCVAFTKQTAAAQTSALDHVTVMSSSGKGLQSAVGEDSESDDDQDPSGMFSESTSFKAPQVSKGDEQNHKRSGRKKNKGRKKNRNITPVQPNHTLSHRSHSTTADPCLTSHIDYCIHGHCTYLHGLREPVCVCKRGYDGERCGIQLLGTSRDESSTDRTHAALVIMAVVLSVISCLAILLMVCLHYRTHHRFQAAFLSSTNEREQLEKKNIMV; encoded by the exons ATGAACCTACAGCTCCTCTCCTCTCTGCTGCTCTGCGTCG CTTTCACCAAACAGACAGCTGCCGCTCAAACGTCTGCGCTGGATCATGTGACCGTGATGTCGTCATCGGGGAAGGGGCTTCAGAGCGCCGTGGGGGAAGATTCGGAATCTGACGACGATCAGGATCCGTCAGGAATGTTCAGCGAGTCCACTTCATTTAAAG CACCCCAAGTCAGTAAAGGAGACGAGCAGAATCACAAGCGGTCTGGACGCAAAAAGaacaaaggaagaaaaaagaatagaaaCATTACTCCCGTTCAGCCGAATCACACGCTCAGTCACAGGAGCCACAGCACCACGGCTGACCCCTGCCTGACCTCTCACATAGACTACTGCATCCACGGCCACTGCACGTACCTGCACGGCCTCAGGGAGCCCGTCTGCGT GTGTAAGAGAGGCTACGATGGGGAACGCTGTGGGATCCAGCTTCTCGGGACGTCTCGGGACGAGAGCAGCACCGACCGGACCCACGCGGCCCTCGTCATCATGGCCGTGGTCCTCTCAGTCATTAGCTGCCTAGCCATTCTGCTCATGGTCTGCCTGCA CTATAGAACACATCACCGCTTTCAGGCGGCGTTCTTGAGCTCCACTAATGAGAGAGAGCAACTAGAGAAGAAGAACATCATGGTGTGA